The region AGGGATTCCGAATTGTTTAAGGATGCGAGCACGTGAAAGAGCCCATGGAATAGTTCTAGAGAAACCGTGGCCTTGTCCTTCGTAAAGCACAAGTTCGGCATCAACCTTTCTGTTCCAAAGAGTGTTTGCAAGGCTCGTCGAGTGAATCGGATCGACCTGCGTGTCGTGTGTGCCGTGAATAATATAGAAGGCTGCCGAATTCTGATCGACGTGAGTCTTTAACGACGCGTCTTTAAAAATCGACATAGTTTTATCGTTGCGCGGCTGACCGATCCAGTCCACAGCACAATCAGTTCCAGTAGTTTGGGTTAGGGTGAAATCCGTGCGACCAAACCAATCCACTACGAGTTGAACTCGGCCCGAGTATTTATCGACATTGCCTTTTCTATCCTCAGCCGGTTCAACACCCAAGATTCCAGCCAGGTAGGATCCCGCAGACTCGCCGTGAGTGACGATCTTGTTTGGATCAACCTGAAAGCGCGCCGAATTTTTTCGAATGAATCGCAACGCCTGTTTAACGTCGGTGACTCCCGCTGGGTACTTCGCAACTGGCGTCAATCGATAGCCGATACTGAAAACTGTGAACCCTTCATCAGCAAGGCCCTTCACAACGCCGTTGATGCTGGCTTTGCTGCCGCTATTGTAGCAACCACCGTGAAAGAAAAGCAGCGCCGGGCGCAGAGCGGTTCCGGGATTAGAGGGACGATAGACATCCATTTTAAGGCTTGTTCCATTAATATAGTCATATTCGACATCTGTCTCGGCGACATAGGCGTGCGCTGCCATTGACGTAAACAGACCGCCCATCATTACGCTCAGTGGAAGGAGAAGCTGCGAACGCAACTTCAACTGGAACGACTTCTTCATCATACTGACCCCCGTACAATCTGTTGGGCGACGTCTCAATTCGAAACGAATCTCAGTCACTCGACTTAGTTAGACATTGCAAACAACTCGCCAGGAATACTGGTCGCAGATTTCAGCTGAGAGCGATCTTATCTAGGGGAGTGCAGAACATTTGTTCAAGTTGGGAGTTAGGCGTGGGGGTAAGCATCGGTTTCGAATTCGAATTATGGAAATTCGTCTACAATGCGCTAGTTCGTTGAACTTGTCGCCACGCTGACAATGACTCCACGTTTTTCCGCAGATATTCGGAGGCTTTTGCAAATAGACGGACAGTATCTGAATAGAGGATAACTTATTTTTTGAGGGTAGTTTAGGAGTCAGTCACTATATTGGAATTATTTGCGTGATTTTTGATTTGCATCAAATTTTTCGCGCGAATTTTTCACTGTGCTCCAGTTTTTTAAAGCCCAGGCAGTGAGTTGCTGCATGGGTTCTAAAAGGCTTAATCCCAGCTTAGTAAGTTCGTATTCGACTCGAGGCGGGATTTCGGGAAAGACTTCACGATGAACGATACCGTCGCGCTCAAGACTTCTTAGTGTTGAGGTTAACATCGTTTGGGAAATTCCTTCGATGCCACGTTTAAGATCGGAAAACCGCGCACGATTCTCTGGCTGTCGCGAAAGTACTACTACGATTAAAATTGTCCACTTGTCAGCGATGCGGCTGATAAAATCTCGAGTCGCTTCGGCGCGCTCACTTTTACAGGACTCAAACTCGGGAAGCTTTTCCGTTTTTCTTAATGATTTCATAAAGTACGCTCCACCTTACTAAAGCAGAATATTCTGCCATCTTCTTTTTTAATTTCTACAGCATTATCATTATCAGTACAGATTTCATACTAACAATGGATTTCGTATCTTCAACGACATTTCATCAACCGACTGAAAGTGAGACATTATGCAGAACATTCTTTTTATTCAATCAAGCCCCCGTGGTTCGGCCTCGATCAGCAGTAAAATTGGCCGTGGCATCGTCGATCAACTTATAAAACAAGATCCGAAATTGACCGTGATACATCGTGATTTAGCCAATACTCCCGCGCCGCATTTGTTGCAGCCCGAACAAATTGCTCCCTTTTTTACTCCTGCTGAAAATCATTCCGCAACCGACAAAGAATTAATTAGATATTCCAACGAGGCCATTCAAGAACTTATGAAAGCCGATATCATAGTGATCGCGACAGGAATGTATAGCTTTACGGTTTCGTCAGTCTTAAAGAGCTGGTTTGATCAAGTATCACGAGCTAAAATTACTTTTCAATACACTCCACAAGGCCCAGAAGGTCTGGTGAAAGGTAAAAAAGTCTATTTAGCATTAGCCTCTGGGGGAGTTTATTCAGAAGGCCCCGCTAAACCCATGGATTTTGTTTTACCGTATCTTATTTCGGTTCTGGGATTTTTAGGAATGACAGATGTGACTGTGGTGCGTGTGGAAGGCGCTGGCATTGCAGGATTTCAAGAGGACACGGCAATTAAGAACGCATTGAATTCGACAGATTTTAAAATTTGATCAATTATGAATGATAAAAAATAGCGGAACCTCATCAGTTCCGCTATTTTTTATTTGATGGTTAGTAGCCAGTTTGAGTAACCGAGAACGCACTAATAAAGGCGTTTCCAATTTTTCCCTGGAAGTCGATATTGAGATTCGGAGTTTTGCTGATCACGTGCACGTAGCGACGGATCGCTGTGTTTGGTCCCGCAATCGCGTAAGCATCAAAGTTTGGAAGTACCGGCACCGAAACGGTGGACGTACCGTTCGGGAAGCTCATCGAAACATCAAACTGTCTCATTCCCTTCGCAGTCACCGCAGGTGAGTTTTCTGCAAAGTACAGACTGATGCGATAGACGCCATTGACCACCGGTAATTTGTAGCTGAATTTCCCACCGTAGCGCGAGTCGCTGTAAAGAGCTGGCGTCTCTGTGCCCTCTGTCTTCACGTTTCCGTAGTCAAACATCGTTCCACCAACAAAGTTTTTGTCGGGCGTGAAGTAAGACGTATTAGGTAGATCCGGTTGGCCAGCATTGACGAAGTACGACGGTGCGCCCGCAGCTTTCGTGACTGCTCTGCGATTCGTAATTCCGAATTGTTTAAGGATTCGAGTGCGTGAAAGATTCCACGGAATACCTCGGGACCCGAAGCCGTGACCTTGCCCTTCGTAAAGCACGAGATCAGCCTCGCGACCTTTACTCCAAAGAGTGTTTATAAGGCTTGTCGAGTGAATGGGATTGACCTGAGGGTCATGTGTACCATGAATGATGAAAAACGCAGCCGACTTCGAGTCGACGTGAG is a window of Bdellovibrio sp. SKB1291214 DNA encoding:
- a CDS encoding alpha/beta hydrolase fold domain-containing protein codes for the protein MMKKSFQLKLRSQLLLPLSVMMGGLFTSMAAHAYVAETDVEYDYINGTSLKMDVYRPSNPGTALRPALLFFHGGCYNSGSKASINGVVKGLADEGFTVFSIGYRLTPVAKYPAGVTDVKQALRFIRKNSARFQVDPNKIVTHGESAGSYLAGILGVEPAEDRKGNVDKYSGRVQLVVDWFGRTDFTLTQTTGTDCAVDWIGQPRNDKTMSIFKDASLKTHVDQNSAAFYIIHGTHDTQVDPIHSTSLANTLWNRKVDAELVLYEGQGHGFSRTIPWALSRARILKQFGIPDRLAIKKVAGAPNYAINSGQMDKTNTSNFTPDKYFVGGAAYDYGNVSTEGTSLQALYTDSRYGWNFSYKVPVVSATVYRVGLFFAENSTAFSAKGDRVFDVSMNFPNGSSTISVPVLPKFDPIALGGKNTVLRRYVHVIPKTTNLNIGFQGRVNNAFINAFSVDQTGY
- a CDS encoding winged helix-turn-helix transcriptional regulator, with amino-acid sequence MKSLRKTEKLPEFESCKSERAEATRDFISRIADKWTILIVVVLSRQPENRARFSDLKRGIEGISQTMLTSTLRSLERDGIVHREVFPEIPPRVEYELTKLGLSLLEPMQQLTAWALKNWSTVKNSREKFDANQKSRK
- a CDS encoding FMN-dependent NADH-azoreductase, producing MQNILFIQSSPRGSASISSKIGRGIVDQLIKQDPKLTVIHRDLANTPAPHLLQPEQIAPFFTPAENHSATDKELIRYSNEAIQELMKADIIVIATGMYSFTVSSVLKSWFDQVSRAKITFQYTPQGPEGLVKGKKVYLALASGGVYSEGPAKPMDFVLPYLISVLGFLGMTDVTVVRVEGAGIAGFQEDTAIKNALNSTDFKI
- a CDS encoding alpha/beta hydrolase fold domain-containing protein, translating into MRSKLFLKLSVLMGGLVTSMAAQAYVAEKDVEYDYINGTSLKMDVYRPSNPGTALRPALIFIHGGCYNSGSKSQINNDVKELADDGFTVFSLDYRLAQVALYPAGLTDVKQALRFIRKNSSRFQIDPNKIVTHGESAGGHLASMLGLQAAEDRKGAVDKYSNRVQLVVDWFGRADFTLTQSTGTDCAQGWIGQPRNSKTLSIYKNASLMTHVDSKSAAFFIIHGTHDPQVNPIHSTSLINTLWSKGREADLVLYEGQGHGFGSRGIPWNLSRTRILKQFGITNRRAVTKAAGAPSYFVNAGQPDLPNTSYFTPDKNFVGGTMFDYGNVKTEGTETPALYSDSRYGGKFSYKLPVVNGVYRISLYFAENSPAVTAKGMRQFDVSMSFPNGTSTVSVPVLPNFDAYAIAGPNTAIRRYVHVISKTPNLNIDFQGKIGNAFISAFSVTQTGY